Genomic DNA from Brassica rapa cultivar Chiifu-401-42 chromosome A04, CAAS_Brap_v3.01, whole genome shotgun sequence:
TTTTGACTGTGAAAACGAAGTAACAACTTTCACTGTTTTGGCTCCAACATCGAAAAGACGAATCCCAACTCTCCCTTTAGTCACTCTCAGAAAGAAGACAGCACTTGTTGTTGGCTCATTCTTCTTGACTTCACACTCACAATGAACAAATTGCTCCTAACACACGTTATTTACATGGGGTATTCATTTTTACACATGCCTAACGAACAAGGGCGGGTGGGTTATCTATTAGATTGCAAGCCACTCCCTCCATAGTACTGCTTAGTTGTTTCACGAGAAAACTCGGCAAATGTCATCCCATCCCTAATCCGAGACGATAGAGGTGGAACAACGTTATGAATGTCTGCTTTAGAAACCTCATCCGTATCAAGTATTGGCCGTCTCTGTAGAGAACCTGACCTTATATGTTCCATTGTATGTTCCGAGACTGAGAAAGTGTGGTTCCATTTTGGCTGTAAGAAGACCGCAAAAGTCTCGCGGCTTATGTGCTCCAGCTGGTCTGGTCTGCACACGCAGTGGAGGGTCGACCGTAGCTTCCCATTGGACAAAATGTCAGCAGATTCTCCAATTTGAACAATAAAACTGTCCTGAGGAgtcttgaccatgtagaacttGTTATTGCTGGGATGATAGATCCTAAGATAAGAGTGACTGGTAATCAAATTGCAATCGTGGCAGGAATGGGAAGATAGAAAGAGAGGATCAGTGAGAATGGTAAAGATGCCATAATCGTAATGCCACTGTTGCCAGAGATTGAAGTGACTCCCATTTCTATACTTGCCAGAAATAGGATGCTTCCTCATCCTCTGGGCTTCTTCTCTGAGAGAAGACTGATCAGCAGGGGAGTGGTAATGTATGAGGCGTCCTTTAGCAGTGCAAGAATCAAGTAAGGTCCCCTCGAGAAAGCCTCCACCAATCTCCCTGTCGCACACTCGAGCTATGGACAAACCCAACTCCATCATACAAAACCCAAGTTTCCTAAACACATCACCAAGATTGTTGAAgtcgtcatcatcatcctccAGGGAGTCTAGGGTAGTTCCAACGCCAGAACCAGGATCATACCACAGAGAAGAGTTAGAAGAAGGTGGTTGATAATGGAGGTGCATAGCAAAAGAAGAGACAAGTCGTTCTGGATTCTTGAGAGGAACGTCGCTTCCCAAGTGGTGCTCCT
This window encodes:
- the LOC103862729 gene encoding uncharacterized protein LOC103862729, yielding MKGGGGGGDKVEAEILEPYQLSFSDLLDRKRCQLISRNVMEALGPNGPGLLCITGVIGSALLRRKLLPMARKLALLDPDKRNRILKEHHLGSDVPLKNPERLVSSFAMHLHYQPPSSNSSLWYDPGSGVGTTLDSLEDDDDDFNNLGDVFRKLGFCMMELGLSIARVCDREIGGGFLEGTLLDSCTAKGRLIHYHSPADQSSLREEAQRMRKHPISGKYRNGSHFNLWQQWHYDYGIFTILTDPLFLSSHSCHDCNLITSHSYLRIYHPSNNKFYMVKTPQDSFIVQIGESADILSNGKLRSTLHCVCRPDQLEHISRETFAVFLQPKWNHTFSVSEHTMEHIRSGSLQRRPILDTDEVSKADIHNVVPPLSSRIRDGMTFAEFSRETTKQYYGGSGLQSNR